The region ACCATTGTATGCGATTGTTTCTTGTTTTTGGTCGGTAGTATCATAAGAAGTACCAACTTTAGCGTCTTCAAGGTCGATTTGGTTAGGTGCAATCTTAACGTTTGTACCTTCTTCAAAGTAGCGAACCACTACGTTACCGTTGTAAGTACGAACATCACTACCCGGTGTATAAACAACCACTGTATTAGAAGTTTTCTTGTAGGTGCTTGTTTTACCGTTAGGAGTTACGTTACCTTTATCATCACGGATAACAGTATCTGCTGTTGTAACTGTAGTTGTGAAAGTATTCTTATAGGTTGCTGCGTCATTATCAACTGTACCGATGACAGTTACAAGTGGCACATCGTAAGTCTTAGTCAAGTCAGCATTCATTGCGTACAATGTATCAGCTGTTGCTGTAGCAAGCAATGTGCGTGTTTCAGCATTGTATGATAGAGTGTAAGCTGGTGAGGCTGCCGCAGTTGCTTGTAAGTCAAGAGTGAACCCTGATGGTAGAGCGTCAGACATATTGTAACCAACTGTATAGTCACGTGCAGCCTTCAACGACTCGTTAGAGAGTTTCCAATCAACAGTAGAACCTTTAGATACTAATTGTTTGTTGATGTCAACATTTTCAGTATTTGTTACTGACTTAGTATTTGATGGTGTTTGTTTCACTTGTACAGGGTGAACTGATGTAGCAATAACAACGTCGTGCGTGTTAGCAGTCATTGTAATAGCATGTGTTTCAGCGCCGACTGTTACATCATGTGTTTCAGCATTAACGACAATATTCTTAGCTTCTGCTTCTTGAAGTGGTTTAGGAGTTGGTTTCTCTGGTTCTGGGTTGTCAACATTGACAGTCTTGTATTCTGCTTCTTCTAAAGGTTTTGGTGTTGGTTTCTCTGGTTCTGGGTTGTCAACATTGAGAGTGTAAGCCACAGCTTCAGTTGTAGGGGTTGGTTTCGGTTCATCAACGTATACTGTATCTGTTTCTGGTGGGGTTGGGGGGATAAGCCCCTCTACTTTTGCTGCAGTACCAAAGAGTAAGAACTCAACGAATTGGTCACTAGCTTTATCGTTTGTTCCTGGTTTTCCATCTTCTTGCAAACTAGATGTGTGAATATAATTTAAATGGTCGGACACACCGTATGCGATATAAGTTCCAAGAGGTGCAGAGCTAAGAGAATTAGCACCAAGATCTGTTGGAGCTAGCAAACCATATTGAGATTGTGATAAACCTGATGTAGATGGGGTGTACATGCTTGTGTCACCATCGCCAAAGGAAATTTCAGAAGCTTGCGCCCAGTCAACGTCACCTACAATAAATGCCGTGAGTGCCTTAACTGCGTTACCATTTTGGTCTACAAATTTAAAGTCTAGTCCAATACGTGAAAAGTTTTTATAGTCGAAAGCGAGTGAGTTATACTCATCTCCATCGTCTTGGTAACCTACTGTGAAGTAGCTAGGATTTGTATTTTTCTTTTCTACTTTAGTAACAGTAACAACCGCATTCAAGATTGTACCATCAGTAGTTTTCCCAATGTTGGTGATTGTGAAAGTATCACCTTCGTCAACATTTGAAACAACATAAACTCCTTTAACCGCACTAGTGATGGTTGTTCCATCAGGTGTACCTGCATCGAAACTTGAAATATCTACACCATTACCATTGGTAACTGTAGTAGATCCAACTTTAAAGCCAAGCGTATCTGTAGCTTTTACAGATGTGTCTGTGCCTTTGTATACAGCAGTTAAACCAGCATAGTAATCTTTGCCAGTAACGCTGTCATTTACAGAACCAACTAAAGATACTTTAGAAGCCGTATTGTTTGATAGGACACCTTGAGCTTCATAAGCAGCTACCTGTTTATTGTATTCATCTAATTTAGTATTGTACTCAGATAGTTTTGATGCGTTTTCAGCGTCGACTTCTTTCTTAGCTTCATCATAAGCTTTTTGAGCTTCATCATTAGCTTTGTTGATTTCAGCATTCTTAGCCACTACTTTAGCAATTTCATTAGCAATTTCTTTTGCTTTTGCACTAGCTTCGCTTGCAGAAACAGTCACGGTTCCACCGTCTTTGACAGTAGTTCCTGCAGCAGTCGCTGCCGCTGCTGCATTAGTAATAGTTGCGTTTGCTGATGTAACGGTTGCTTTGTTAGCTTCATAAGCCTTAACTTTTTCTTCGTATTCTTTTTGAGCATCTTCGTTAGCTTTAGTGATGTCCTTGTTTTTAGCTACAGTGTTTGCAATAGCTGTTGCGATTTCATTAGCTTTAGCTGTAGCTTCGCTAGCAGATACAGTCACTGCACCGGTATTTTTAACAGTAGTTCCTGCAGCTGTTGCGATTGTTACAGCATTAGAAATAACTTCGTTTGCTGATGTTGCGGTAGCTTTATTAGCTTCATAGGTTTTAACCTTTTCTTCGTAATCCTTTTGCGCTTCTTCATTAGCTTTAGTGATTTCACCATTCTTAGAAATTACGTTAGCAATGTTATTAACAATCTCATTCGCTTTGTTTTGAGCTTCATCAGCAGAAACTGTCACAGTACCAGTGTTATTTACTGTAGTACCTGCTGTAGCTGCTTTAAGTTTAGCGTCATCAATTGTCTTGTTAGCTGCATTCTGAGCTTTTTCAGCGTTAGAGAGTGTTTCAAGTTGAGCTTTCAAGTCAGCAAGGGCTTTTTGAACATCTGATGTTGTAGTTGTAGCACCAGTAGTAATGTTAAGTCCAGACTTCTTAGCTTCAGCAACTGCTAGAGCAAGAGCGCTATCAATTTGGCGTTGAGTGTCACGAGCAGTGTTAAGTGCTGCAACCTGTTTTGTCAAATCTTCGATAGCTTTCTTAGCGTCTGAATAAGAAACACCTTCTGTTACTGAAACAGAAACACCAGCATCCTTAGCAGTTGATACTGCTTGAGGAAGAGTAGCTGAAATTTCTTTTTGAGCTTCAGTTGCGGTTTCAAGATTAGCTGCTTGCTTGTTAGCGTCTGCTACAGCTGCAGCGTTGTCATCTTTATAAGTGACCGTTTCAGTAGGTGTTACATTAACACCAGCGTCTTTAGCAGTGCTTTCGGCGTTTGTTACTGTTTGGTCTACTTCTTTTTGAGTTTCAGTCGCTGCTTCAACTTTTTCTTCTTGTTGAGCAAGGTCAGCGTCAGCTTGTGACTTTTCTTCATAAGTGACTGTATTGTCCTTTGCTACTTCAACACCTGTGTTTTGTGCAGCTGTCACAGCAGAGTCAAGAGAAGAACTTTGAACTGGTGTAGTGATTGAACCTTCTTGAGCACCTGCCGATGCTTGTTGTGAAAGGTTAGCGTCACTTGTTGTTTCTTGTGCAGAAACAAGGTTAGTTGCTGCGTTGTCTGTTGTTTGTGTAGCTGTTACTTCGTCAGCAGATACATTTGCTGTAGCAAAAACGACTGTTCCTGCTAGGACAACACCAGAAGCCAAACCGAGTTTGGTTTTACGAAGGTATCCACGTCCTTTGTAAGTAGCTTTAGCTTCATTAAGAGTTGTTACTTTATTTCCCATAAAAATTTTTATCCTTTTTCTTTTTTATTGACTAATAACTAATCTTAGTCAAAACAATGTTTTCTTTCTTGGTAATAAGTCTGATACCAAGATAAGCCAATAGACCACCGAAAATAGTCAAGAGCAGACTTTCTTTAACAGGTGTTTCTGGAAGAGTTCTATCTTTACCTTCGGAGTCCTTAACAGAAATAGTACCATCAGCGTTTACTGTCGCTCCAATACTTGTAGCTGGTACAGTAGCAAGTTGTCCGTCTGCGTTTTTGATAACAACTTGGCTCTTATTAGTGCTGACAATAGTATAGCCAGTGTCAGTAACTACAGGCGCTTCTGGTGTGACGTTTTCAACTGTTTGACCAGTAACTTGAGAAACCGTTCCAACCTGTGACTCACCTTGATCTAACGCTTCTTGTGCTGTTTTAGTTGGTGTTGTAGGTTGAGCTGCTTGATTAGCTTGTTGGTTTTGCTGTGCTTGTGCGATACCTGCTTGCGTTGCAGTCTCGGCACTACCACTTGGTTTTTCATCAGTAGACGGTGTTGTCTCTGTGCTAGAGCCGTTGTTATCAGTTGATGGTGTTGTTTCGCTTCCACCAGGTACTTCACTAGGAACTGTTGGGTCGGTAGTTGAACCTCCATCGCTAGGTGTCGTTGGTACTTCAAGAACATCTGTTCCGGTTGATGGAGTATCAACGGATGGAGCACCATTGTCTACAGTCGCATTACCAGTGTCAGTGGCGGTTGTCTCTGTGCCTGTTGTTGTGACTTCAGTAGTAGTTGGTACAGATGTATCTGATACTACTGCTTCATCCGCAAAAACACTACCACCAGCTGTTACAGCAAGTGTTGCACCAGCAGCAATAGCTGCTTGAGTTAGCTTTTTCTTCATACTTTTGCTTTTCATAAAGTATCTGTATCCTTTCTTTTTGATTACTTTTTTAGTATATCTTAAATCTGAAATTTGACTAGACTACCATAACCTATCCCATTATTCTCTAATGGTTCAACTTATGGTTAATGCTGAACGAGAGTTAGAAGGTTAAAAAATGCCTATTGCCAAAGCATTAACAAACTAATAATAGTAGTCGTTTTTGTCTATTCAATCACGCACGCACCACTCTCAACTTTCTGTCCATCTCACGCACACCACCTTTTTTCTATCCTATACAAACACCATCCACGCACGCACCGCTCTCTACTTGCTGTCCTTCTCACACACGGCCCTTTTTTCATAAACATACACCAAAAAAACAGCAGACAATTCAAAGTCTGCTGCTCCTCCAGCTATTTTCTTTTCGTTTTGAATGTTAGCACTATTCAGATATTCAGATATGGTATAATAGAGCTATCAAGGAAAAGGGAGAAAATCTATGAGAGTATTATCACAGCTCACAGCTCACAGCTCACAGCTCACAGCTCACAGCTCACAGCTCACAGCTGATTATGTAATCAGACGTGTTTTTTGTCAAGCACTAAAACAGGCTTTTTCGCATTTTTGTGAGAAGGCTTTTTATGTTGAGTGTTCTGAGTTGTTTTTAGAGAGAAATGGGGAGGTACAATATGTCTAACCATTTCTCAAACGAAGTTGATGGACAACTCAAGTTTTATCAAGATTATCTACCTCTTGTTGATAAAACTTTGAAAACCGATGATATTTTAACAGATTATACGGATGGTATTGTAAATGGAAATCTGATTGAATTTAAGGTTGTTATCAATGATATTAACTCTGTTCTATTCCAAGCTATCAAATATCTGTCCGCTCGTAGAATCAAAGGAAAAGAAATCCCCAAAAACATTCTGCTTGTGTCGCTAACGAATGAAAAAATCTACGTTTTTGATAGTCAGGAATATTTAATACATATCGAAAAAGTATATTTTGGAGGTGCAAGTGTAAAAACCTCTGGTTTTTCTTCTGATGCCCCTCTTGAAGTTTTAGAGTACGGTCAAAGCCAACTAGACGAAAGTCGTC is a window of Streptococcus hyointestinalis DNA encoding:
- a CDS encoding SspB-related isopeptide-forming adhesin gives rise to the protein MGNKVTTLNEAKATYKGRGYLRKTKLGLASGVVLAGTVVFATANVSADEVTATQTTDNAATNLVSAQETTSDANLSQQASAGAQEGSITTPVQSSSLDSAVTAAQNTGVEVAKDNTVTYEEKSQADADLAQQEEKVEAATETQKEVDQTVTNAESTAKDAGVNVTPTETVTYKDDNAAAVADANKQAANLETATEAQKEISATLPQAVSTAKDAGVSVSVTEGVSYSDAKKAIEDLTKQVAALNTARDTQRQIDSALALAVAEAKKSGLNITTGATTTTSDVQKALADLKAQLETLSNAEKAQNAANKTIDDAKLKAATAGTTVNNTGTVTVSADEAQNKANEIVNNIANVISKNGEITKANEEAQKDYEEKVKTYEANKATATSANEVISNAVTIATAAGTTVKNTGAVTVSASEATAKANEIATAIANTVAKNKDITKANEDAQKEYEEKVKAYEANKATVTSANATITNAAAAATAAGTTVKDGGTVTVSASEASAKAKEIANEIAKVVAKNAEINKANDEAQKAYDEAKKEVDAENASKLSEYNTKLDEYNKQVAAYEAQGVLSNNTASKVSLVGSVNDSVTGKDYYAGLTAVYKGTDTSVKATDTLGFKVGSTTVTNGNGVDISSFDAGTPDGTTITSAVKGVYVVSNVDEGDTFTITNIGKTTDGTILNAVVTVTKVEKKNTNPSYFTVGYQDDGDEYNSLAFDYKNFSRIGLDFKFVDQNGNAVKALTAFIVGDVDWAQASEISFGDGDTSMYTPSTSGLSQSQYGLLAPTDLGANSLSSAPLGTYIAYGVSDHLNYIHTSSLQEDGKPGTNDKASDQFVEFLLFGTAAKVEGLIPPTPPETDTVYVDEPKPTPTTEAVAYTLNVDNPEPEKPTPKPLEEAEYKTVNVDNPEPEKPTPKPLQEAEAKNIVVNAETHDVTVGAETHAITMTANTHDVVIATSVHPVQVKQTPSNTKSVTNTENVDINKQLVSKGSTVDWKLSNESLKAARDYTVGYNMSDALPSGFTLDLQATAAASPAYTLSYNAETRTLLATATADTLYAMNADLTKTYDVPLVTVIGTVDNDAATYKNTFTTTVTTADTVIRDDKGNVTPNGKTSTYKKTSNTVVVYTPGSDVRTYNGNVVVRYFEEGTNVKIAPNQIDLEDAKVGTSYDTTDQKQETIAYNGKLYKITSKVVGNEQGKVTDGTTYVDYFYKEVEQEEGKGNVVVHYINEDGETISNDVVDSENVPTGSDYDTTDHKPTTIKTEDGIEYSLVPTKTIGDETGKVTEGTTEITYVYKRVTPKPETPTPNDNTISPVKHIYNKDGQQIDGVTILPNSKVYYTATYDADQFKGMTATAADIAKGFALIDDIEDNTVTLDVDNAVVTIADGSVQTDLTVKYYNSIDAAPAELQTMLSKSGTKVDGNFVAVVPKDGDYTAFYNKYIKTGTSFYVTLPVITGDYTGTFKNHVSQIAFGNGYDGNIVENNIPKLEALKDAVEAVGSSKSLANGVVALNQVFPYELDGPAIATNVEGGLVKYVINDDFDETHDRYDGVFYAFAQQKLELKDGTIINVGDEITRFVTQNVVRNEDGTITSVSYSFNPDFLASLKVSADNLFDPVIYMQVTRIAYGDNVENKFEVVINDYVVESNTVVTHTPVPTPETPTTPTPETPSTPVTPTPAEDVPVQKAALLPETGEKDGTASAVAGFGVAALSILGLAYTGKKKKGHN